In a genomic window of Streptomyces sp. SJL17-4:
- the nuoN gene encoding NADH-quinone oxidoreductase subunit NuoN, giving the protein MSTSAVASSVHSLWTTAAEPQDKIPAPHIEYVQLSPVLIVVGAAIVGVLVEAFVPRKARYHSQLFLSVLALVAAFAAIVGLAAGGYGSTKAHIAAMGAIAVDGPALFLQGTILLASVVAIFTFAERRLDPADHGHKVDSFAAEAAAVPGSDHEKAAVKAGFTTTEVFPLALFAVAGMLVFPAANDLLTLFIALEVFSLPLYLLCAVARRKRLMSQEAAVKYFLLGAFSSAFLLFGIALLYGYAGSVSYATIAQVVDGSIATVNPALAGTMGNDALLLIGFAMVLTGLLFKVGAVPFHMWTPDVYQGAPTPVTGFMAAATKVAAFGALLRLLYVVLPGLTWDWRPVMWGVAIVTMLGGAIVAITQTDIKRLLAYSSIAHAGFLLAGVIAATPSGISSVLFYLGAYSFVTIGAFAVVTLVRDAGGEATHLSKWAGLGRRSPLVAAVFAVFLLAFAGIPLTSGFSGKFAVFKAAADGGAGALVVVGVISSAIAAFFYIRVIVLMFFSEPKADGPTVAVPSALTTVTITAGVAVTLVLGLAPQYFLDLANQASVFVR; this is encoded by the coding sequence GTGAGCACATCCGCCGTCGCATCCTCTGTCCACAGCCTGTGGACGACCGCTGCCGAACCGCAGGACAAGATCCCGGCGCCCCACATCGAGTACGTCCAGCTCTCGCCCGTCCTCATCGTGGTCGGCGCGGCGATCGTCGGCGTCCTCGTCGAGGCCTTCGTGCCCCGCAAGGCCCGCTACCACAGCCAGCTCTTCCTCAGCGTCCTCGCACTCGTCGCCGCCTTCGCCGCCATCGTCGGCCTGGCGGCGGGCGGTTACGGTTCCACCAAGGCCCACATCGCGGCCATGGGCGCCATCGCCGTCGACGGACCCGCCCTCTTCCTCCAGGGCACCATTCTCCTCGCCTCCGTCGTCGCGATCTTCACCTTCGCCGAGCGCAGGCTCGACCCGGCCGACCACGGCCACAAGGTCGACTCCTTCGCCGCCGAGGCCGCCGCCGTCCCCGGCAGCGACCACGAGAAGGCCGCCGTCAAGGCCGGGTTCACCACCACCGAGGTGTTCCCGCTCGCCCTCTTCGCCGTCGCCGGCATGCTCGTCTTCCCGGCGGCCAACGACCTCCTGACGCTCTTCATCGCCCTGGAGGTCTTCTCCCTCCCGCTGTACCTGCTCTGCGCCGTGGCCCGCCGTAAGCGGCTGATGTCACAGGAGGCAGCCGTCAAGTACTTCCTGCTGGGCGCCTTCTCCTCGGCCTTCCTGCTCTTCGGGATCGCCCTCCTCTACGGCTACGCGGGCTCCGTCTCGTACGCCACCATCGCCCAGGTCGTCGACGGCTCCATCGCCACCGTGAACCCGGCGCTCGCCGGCACCATGGGCAACGACGCGCTGCTGCTCATCGGCTTCGCCATGGTGCTCACCGGGCTCCTCTTCAAGGTCGGCGCCGTGCCGTTCCACATGTGGACCCCGGACGTCTACCAGGGCGCCCCGACCCCGGTCACCGGCTTCATGGCCGCCGCGACCAAGGTCGCCGCGTTCGGCGCGCTGCTCCGCCTGCTGTACGTGGTGCTGCCGGGCCTCACCTGGGACTGGCGGCCGGTCATGTGGGGCGTCGCCATCGTCACCATGCTGGGCGGCGCGATCGTCGCCATCACCCAGACCGACATCAAGCGGCTCCTCGCGTACTCGTCGATCGCGCACGCGGGCTTCCTGCTCGCCGGTGTCATCGCGGCCACCCCGAGCGGAATCTCGTCCGTCCTCTTCTACCTGGGCGCCTACTCCTTCGTGACCATCGGCGCGTTCGCCGTCGTCACGCTGGTCAGGGACGCGGGCGGCGAGGCGACGCACCTCTCCAAGTGGGCCGGTCTCGGGCGCCGTTCGCCGCTCGTCGCGGCGGTCTTCGCGGTCTTCCTGCTCGCCTTCGCCGGTATCCCGCTGACCTCCGGCTTCTCCGGGAAGTTCGCGGTCTTCAAGGCGGCGGCGGACGGCGGCGCGGGCGCGCTCGTCGTGGTCGGTGTGATCTCCTCGGCGATCGCCGCGTTCTTCTACATCCGGGTCATCGTGCTCATGTTCTTCAGCGAGCCGAAGGCGGACGGCCCCACGGTCGCCGTGCCCTCGGCCCTGACGACGGTCACGATCACGGCGGGTGTGGCGGTCACGCTGGTGCTCGGCCTCGCACCGCAGTACTTCCTGGATCTCGCGAACCAGGCGAGCGTGTTCGTCCGGTAG
- a CDS encoding NADH-quinone oxidoreductase subunit M translates to MSFPLLTLTAAVPAVGAILTAAVPAARRTAAKWLALLVSLATLVLAAVVFVRFEPGGERYQLTESHAWIKDFGVRYELGVDGIGVALIALTALLIPFVILAGWHDADPLETSSKRWRPTQGFFALILMVEAMVILSFEATDVFLFYILFEAMLIPMYFLIGGFGDRAHAGTDENAAAQRSYAAVKFLLYNLVGGLIMLAAVIGLYVVAGNFSLTEIAEARANGSLEMATSTERWLFLGFFFAFAVKAPLWPLHTWLPNAMGEATAPVAVLITAVVDKVGTFAMLRFCLGLFPEASKWATPAIVVLALISIVYGALLAVGQRDIKRLVAYASISHFGFIILGIFAMTTQGQSGATLYMVNHGISTAALMLVAGFLISRRGSRLIADYGGVQKVAPVLAGTFLIGGLATLSLPGLAPFVSEFLVLVGTYARYPVAGVIATTGIVLAALYTLVLYQRTMTGPVKEEVRTMPDLRVRELAVVVPLIALLIFLGVFPKPLTDVVNPAVQHTMSDVQQKDPTPEVEAAK, encoded by the coding sequence ATGTCCTTCCCGCTCCTTACGCTGACGGCAGCGGTTCCGGCGGTCGGTGCGATCCTCACCGCCGCCGTCCCCGCCGCCCGCCGCACCGCCGCCAAGTGGCTGGCGCTGCTGGTCTCGCTCGCCACGCTCGTGCTCGCCGCCGTCGTCTTCGTACGGTTCGAGCCCGGCGGCGAGCGGTACCAGCTGACCGAATCGCACGCCTGGATCAAGGACTTCGGCGTCCGCTACGAGCTCGGGGTCGACGGCATCGGGGTGGCGCTCATCGCGCTCACCGCGCTGCTCATCCCCTTCGTGATCCTTGCGGGCTGGCACGACGCCGACCCCCTGGAGACCAGCTCGAAGCGGTGGCGGCCCACCCAGGGCTTCTTCGCGCTGATCCTCATGGTCGAGGCGATGGTGATCCTCTCCTTCGAGGCCACCGACGTCTTCCTCTTCTACATCCTGTTCGAAGCCATGCTCATCCCGATGTACTTCCTCATCGGCGGCTTCGGCGACCGCGCCCACGCGGGCACCGACGAGAACGCGGCGGCCCAGCGCTCGTACGCGGCCGTCAAGTTCCTCCTCTACAACCTCGTCGGCGGCCTCATCATGCTGGCCGCCGTCATCGGGCTCTACGTGGTCGCGGGGAACTTCTCGCTCACCGAGATCGCCGAGGCCCGCGCCAACGGCTCGCTGGAGATGGCGACCAGCACGGAGCGCTGGCTGTTCCTCGGCTTCTTCTTCGCCTTCGCGGTGAAGGCCCCGCTCTGGCCGCTGCACACCTGGCTGCCGAACGCGATGGGGGAGGCGACCGCCCCGGTCGCCGTCCTCATCACCGCCGTCGTCGACAAGGTCGGCACCTTCGCGATGCTCCGCTTCTGCCTGGGGCTCTTCCCCGAGGCGAGCAAGTGGGCCACCCCGGCGATCGTCGTCCTGGCGCTGATCAGCATCGTCTACGGCGCTCTGCTCGCCGTCGGCCAGCGGGACATCAAGCGCCTGGTCGCCTACGCGTCGATCTCGCACTTCGGCTTCATCATCCTGGGCATCTTCGCGATGACCACCCAGGGCCAGTCCGGTGCCACGCTCTACATGGTCAACCACGGCATCTCGACGGCCGCCCTGATGCTCGTCGCCGGCTTCCTGATCTCCCGGCGCGGCTCCCGGCTCATCGCCGACTACGGCGGTGTGCAGAAGGTCGCCCCGGTGCTCGCCGGCACCTTCCTCATCGGCGGTCTGGCGACCCTGTCGCTGCCCGGACTCGCGCCGTTCGTCAGCGAGTTCCTCGTCCTGGTCGGCACGTACGCCCGCTACCCGGTGGCCGGCGTCATCGCCACCACCGGCATCGTCCTCGCCGCGCTCTACACCCTCGTCCTGTACCAGCGGACGATGACCGGGCCGGTGAAGGAGGAGGTACGGACGATGCCCGACCTGCGGGTGCGTGAACTCGCGGTGGTCGTCCCGCTGATCGCGCTCCTGATCTTCCTCGGGGTCTTCCCGAAGCCGCTGACGGACGTCGTCAACCCGGCCGTGCAGCACACCATGTCCGACGTCCAGCAGAAGGACCCCACCCCCGAAGTGGAGGCGGCCAAGTGA
- the nuoL gene encoding NADH-quinone oxidoreductase subunit L — MDNLIALLIAAPLLGAVVLLCGGRRLDKVGHWIGTLLAAVSFVIGLALFADMLGKSADDRALHQRLFSWIPVEGFQADIAFQLDQLSMTFVLLISGVGTLIHVYSIGYMEHDERRRRFFGYLNLFVAAMLLLVLADNYLLLYFGWEGVGLASYLLIGFWQHKPTAATAAKKAFLVNRVGDMGLSIAIMIMFTTFGTFAFGPVLASTGETSEGTLTAIGLMLLLAACGKSAQVPLQSWLGDAMEGPTPVSALIHAATMVTAGVYLIVRSANIFNAAPDAQLVVTVVGAVTLLFGAIVGCAKDDIKKALAGSTMSQIGYMILAAGLGPIGYVFAIMHLVTHGFFKAGLFLGAGSVMHGMNDEVDMRKYGGLRKYMPVTFVTFGLGYLAIIGFPGLSGFFSKDKIIEAAFAKGGTEGWILGAVTLLGAAITAYYMTRVMLMTFFGEKRWQNDENGNPPHPHESPKSMVIPMVLLAVGSVAAGAFFEFAGFVEWLEPVTGYAHGHPPISAAAVTTATVAVMVIGVGLAYLQYGRKPVPVVAPRGSLLTRAARRDLLQDDLNHAVFVRGGTHLTRSLVYVDHTLVDGVVNGTAASVGGLSGRLRKLQNGYARSYAVSMFGGTAVLIAATLLMRAV, encoded by the coding sequence GTGGACAATCTGATTGCGCTGCTCATCGCGGCGCCTCTGCTGGGAGCGGTCGTCCTGCTCTGCGGCGGGCGGCGGCTCGACAAGGTCGGGCACTGGATCGGCACGCTCCTCGCGGCCGTCTCCTTCGTCATCGGCCTGGCGCTCTTCGCCGACATGCTCGGCAAGAGCGCCGACGACCGGGCCCTGCACCAGCGGCTCTTCTCCTGGATCCCCGTCGAGGGCTTCCAGGCGGACATCGCCTTCCAGCTCGACCAGCTGTCGATGACCTTCGTCCTGCTGATCAGCGGCGTCGGCACCCTCATCCACGTGTACTCCATCGGGTACATGGAGCACGACGAGCGCCGCCGCCGCTTCTTCGGCTACCTCAACCTGTTCGTCGCGGCGATGCTGCTGCTCGTCCTCGCCGACAACTACCTGCTCCTGTACTTCGGCTGGGAGGGCGTCGGCCTCGCCTCGTACCTCCTGATCGGTTTCTGGCAGCACAAGCCCACCGCGGCCACCGCCGCGAAGAAGGCCTTCCTGGTCAACCGGGTCGGCGACATGGGCCTGTCGATCGCCATCATGATCATGTTCACCACCTTCGGGACCTTCGCCTTCGGGCCGGTCCTGGCGTCGACGGGGGAGACCTCGGAGGGCACGCTGACCGCGATCGGTCTGATGCTGCTCCTCGCCGCCTGCGGCAAGTCGGCCCAGGTGCCGCTGCAGTCCTGGCTCGGGGACGCGATGGAGGGCCCGACCCCGGTCTCGGCCCTCATCCACGCGGCCACCATGGTGACCGCCGGTGTCTATCTGATCGTCCGCTCCGCGAACATCTTCAACGCCGCGCCCGACGCGCAGCTCGTCGTCACCGTGGTCGGCGCCGTCACGCTCCTCTTCGGTGCGATCGTCGGTTGCGCGAAGGACGACATCAAGAAGGCGCTCGCCGGCTCGACGATGTCGCAGATCGGCTACATGATCCTGGCCGCCGGCCTCGGCCCCATCGGCTACGTCTTCGCGATCATGCACCTGGTGACCCACGGCTTCTTCAAGGCCGGGCTGTTCCTCGGCGCCGGTTCGGTCATGCACGGCATGAACGACGAGGTCGACATGCGGAAGTACGGCGGCCTGCGGAAGTACATGCCGGTCACCTTCGTCACCTTCGGCCTCGGCTACCTCGCGATCATCGGCTTCCCCGGCCTGTCCGGCTTCTTCTCCAAGGACAAGATCATCGAGGCGGCCTTCGCCAAGGGCGGCACCGAGGGCTGGATCCTCGGCGCGGTCACCCTGCTCGGCGCGGCCATCACCGCGTACTACATGACCCGCGTGATGCTGATGACCTTCTTCGGCGAGAAGCGCTGGCAGAACGACGAGAACGGCAACCCGCCGCACCCGCACGAGTCGCCCAAGTCCATGGTCATCCCCATGGTCCTGCTCGCCGTCGGCTCCGTCGCCGCAGGCGCGTTCTTCGAGTTCGCCGGCTTCGTCGAATGGCTGGAGCCGGTCACCGGCTACGCCCACGGCCACCCGCCGATCAGCGCCGCCGCCGTCACCACCGCCACCGTCGCCGTCATGGTGATCGGTGTCGGCCTCGCGTACCTCCAGTACGGGCGCAAGCCCGTCCCGGTCGTCGCCCCGCGCGGCTCGCTCCTCACCCGGGCCGCCCGCCGCGACCTCCTCCAGGACGACCTCAACCACGCCGTCTTCGTCCGCGGCGGCACCCACCTGACCCGCTCGCTCGTCTACGTCGACCACACCCTGGTCGACGGCGTGGTCAACGGCACCGCGGCCTCCGTCGGCGGACTCTCCGGCCGGTTGCGCAAGCTCCAGAACGGCTACGCCCGCTCGTACGCGGTCTCCATGTTCGGAGGTACGGCGGTGCTGATCGCCGCGACCCTGCTGATGAGGGCGGTGTAA